Proteins from one Tetrapisispora phaffii CBS 4417 chromosome 8, complete genome genomic window:
- the SLD7 gene encoding Sld7p (similar to Saccharomyces cerevisiae YOR060C; ancestral locus Anc_5.661) — protein sequence MFNKLAVLKLDLGHRHNDITLRDIQLWNKSNLEQQHVDKKSQAKVITMNAKFLTYVDISCLPIWLINDSNSSHDSELYCFTTSNTSLSFFKSKLKYNNRGIVIEISKDKNNRNLSSRDNTNPLIFSDHIVFYQANNFIQYFYLNIDRKTEIEYKINKLEKLKSDTELVINTVTKLDEYSKLNEDPRNKIDKILKKSYEQNRMNTNKVMRSLQISDKRLQFNDTLSKVILGGLRLRGIPNTQIGFQKLYKITFEASEFALRDELTQLLHNKIQEISFEKLQETVEVLLNLFLKS from the coding sequence ATGTTCAACAAGTTAGcagttttaaaattagattTAGGTCATCGCCATAATGATATAACACTTCGGGATATTCAATTGTGGAATAAAAGTAACTTGGAGCAACAACATGTAGATAAGAAATCTCAGGCTAAGGTTATTACAATGAATgcaaaatttttaacataCGTCGACATCAGTTGCCTTCCTATATGGCTAATCAATGATAGCAATAGTTCACATGACAGTGaattatattgttttacTACTAGTAACACTTCATTGTCATTTTTTAAGTCAAAACTTAAGTATAACAACCGAGGAATTGTAATAGAAATTAgtaaagataaaaataataggAATCTTTCAAGTAGAGACAATACAAATCCCTTGATCTTTTCAGATCATATTGTCTTTTATCAGgcaaataatttcattcaatatttttatctgaATATTGATCGCAAAActgaaattgaatataaaataaataaattggaaaaattgaagTCAGATACTGAACTTGTAATTAATACGGTAACAAAATTAGATGAATATTCTAAGTTAAACGAAGACCCTCGAAACAAGATAGATAAAATTCTTAAGAAATCTTACGAACAAAATAGGATGAACACAAATAAAGTCATGCGGAGTCTTCAGATAAGTGACAAAAGATTACAATTCAATGATACTCTCTCCAAAGTTATACTAGGTGGATTAAGACTGAGAGGGATACCTAATACTCAAATTGGATTTCAAAAACTATACAAAATTACATTTGAAGCTTCTGAATTTGCATTAAGAGATGAACTTACTCAATTATTGcataataaaattcaagaaatatCATTCGAGAAACTACAAGAAACAGTTGAGGTTCTGTTAAACCTCTTCTTGAAATCTTAG
- the RAD2 gene encoding ssDNA endodeoxyribonuclease RAD2 (similar to Saccharomyces cerevisiae RAD2 (YGR258C); ancestral locus Anc_5.51): protein MGVHSFWDIVGPTAKPVRLESLEDKVMAVDASIWIYQFLKAVRDNEGNSVNNAHIVGFFRRICKLLYFGVKPVFVFDGGVPVLKRETIRQRKERRQGQRENAVLTARKLLAIQLQKQLHEDKHSKNGDSNKLSTLEDNFDRMTNFSSMSFKPHDEWDLPDIAGFKVDKDDTRILSTEKYDDILNSIEDGFGGVDLETINPASKEFEELPVATQYMILTNLRLKSRLRLGYTKEQLENIFPTSMQFSKFQIDMVRRRNFFTQKLLATTDAPDGGASKFNDEKLRTRIAGQLNKEYSLSKTDQGWALGLQDVEGLRSDKPLELISEEDLYSNQDDFSIKKDKEIPKKTNTFPGDHMATIEDDEDDFEWEEVDTKVVKDNKIEDFSLKAAKLSQFNKPANNVGSRAFLDAKHNIKLSPVKKPSISKLPKVYQISSDSEEESFKYIAGNKGYNENSEEDDDDFNQQIKEIEMMETIKKKITSPAFITKANQGRDRATLSTRGTALKNNDFLKPSNLNQIASTSVQSNKIEQTEYILPEPTTERKLDYIMSRIPGFDQVNPTNSMFFNNSKVTINENKEINKDDSTEKSAKEVVETPVWFQEKSDMPVNPYSSTEFVHDKTNRKDTANKNSKGDGYVLYSGVAADEFLNDHIVDSQTPIKNPNNNDDDDIIIISSKEKGNNNTDKDSVTVDAQDDFSTKINCVSESSESDNESQIASSHQDSNKISNKIPAVFEYDFSEDEQNDIVENIIKEGQEFNEFKTNLNETDVSKTFMEDDLFEQQVKSKRDSDEVTQDMIKSVQELLTRFGIPYIVAPMEAEAQCAELLKLKLVDGIITDDSDVFLFGGSKVYKNMFHEKNYVEFYDQDKLTVQLGLERSNLIDLALLLGSDYTSGIKGIGPVSGIEIIAEFGSLENFRDWYMDGQFDKNNQKTESKFQKDLRKKLVKNEIILDSNFPSAAVRNAYLYPEVDSDKTNFTWGVPDLDMLRTFMLKEVRWTQEKSDEVLIPLIKDINKRKRKPKQKRLTDFFPTELISTEKMLNMGKRVLTATNKLKKGNFK from the coding sequence ATGGGTGTTCATTCTTTTTGGGACATTGTCGGTCCAACCGCAAAACCAGTAAGATTAGAGTCACTAGAAGATAAGGTAATGGCGGTGGATGCTTCTATTTGGATATACCAATTTTTGAAGGCTGTTAGAGATAATGAAGGCAATTCTGTTAATAATGCACATATAGTAGGCTTTTTCAGAAGAATATGTAAACTTCTTTATTTTGGTGTAAAACCAGTGTTTGTATTTGATGGTGGAGTGCCTGTATTGAAAAGGGAGACTATCAGacaaagaaaagaaagacGACAAGGGCAAAGAGAAAATGCGGTTTTGACTGCAAGGAAACTACTTGCTATCCAATTGCAAAAACAGTTACATGAGGACAAACATTCCAAAAATGGAGATAGTAATAAGCTAAGCACACTAGAGGATAACTTTGATCGAATGACAAACTTTTCCTCAATGTCATTTAAACCTCATGACGAATGGGACCTTCCAGATATCGCTGGTTTTAAGGTTGATAAAGATGACACTAGAATTCTTTCaactgaaaaatatgaCGACATCTTAAATTCTATTGAAGATGGTTTCGGTGGTGTTGATTTAGAGACTATTAACCCTGCTTCCAAAGAATTCGAAGAACTGCCTGTGGCTACCCAGTACATGATTTTGACTAATCTACGTTTAAAGTCCAGATTGAGATTAGGTTATACAAAAGAGCagttagaaaatattttcccAACAAGTATGCAGTTTTccaaatttcaaattgatatggtcagaagaagaaatttttttacccaaaaattattagctACTACTGATGCTCCTGATGGGGGTGCTTCTAAGTTTAACGATGAAAAACTAAGAACCAGAATTGCTGGTCAATTGAATAAGGAGTACTCATTATCAAAAACAGATCAAGGCTGGGCCTTGGGTTTACAAGATGTAGAGGGGCTTCGTTCAGATAAGCCATTAGAATTGATCTCAGAAGAAGACTTATATTCTAACCAAGATGACTTTTCAATCAAGAAAGACAAAGAAATACCCAAGAAAACAAATACATTTCCAGGAGACCATATGGCAACtattgaagatgatgaagatgattttGAATGGGAAGAAGTGGATACAAAAGTCGtgaaagataataaaatagaagatTTCTCATTAAAAGCGGCAAAATTATCTCAGTTTAATAAGCCTGCTAATAATGTCGGCAGTCGTGCATTTTTAGATGCAAAgcataatataaaattatcgCCAGTTAAAAAACCTTCTATTTCCAAGTTACCTAAAGTTTATCAAATATCGTCAGATAGTGAGGAAGAATCTTTCAAGTATATTGCAGGTAATAAAGGATATAATGAGAACagtgaagaagatgatgatgattttaaCCAACagataaaagaaatagaGATGATGGAaactattaaaaaaaaaataacgtCACCCGCTTTTATTACCAAAGCAAACCAAGGACGTGATAGAGCCACACTATCGACTAGGGGAACAGCtctaaaaaataatgattttttaaaaccCTCGAACTTAAATCAGATTGCAAGCACTTCAGTACAgtctaataaaatagagCAGacagaatatattttaccAGAACCTACTACCGAAAGGAAGTTAGATTATATTATGAGCCGCATTCCAGGATTCGATCAAGTAAATCCAACTAATTCGatgttttttaataatagtaaagTAACaatcaatgaaaataaagaaatcaaCAAAGATGATTCTACTGAGAAATCTGCAAAGGAGGTAGTGGAAACTCCAGTATGGTTTCAAGAAAAATCGGACATGCCAGTCAATCCCTACTCGTCTACTGAGTTCGTACATGATAAAACAAACCGTAAAGATACCgctaataaaaattcaaaaggAGATGGTTATGTCCTTTATTCCGGAGTAGCGGCTGACGAATTTTTAAACGACCATATAGTTGATTCTCAAACTCCAATTAAAAATCCTAATAATAACGATGATGACGATATCATCATAATTTCTAGTAAGGAAAAAGGAAATAACAATACAGATAAAGATAGTGTTACTGTCGATGCTCAAGATGATTTTTCAACTAAAATCAATTGTGTTTCAGAGTCCTCTGAATCAGATAATGAAAGCCAAATTGCATCTTCTCATCAggattcaaataaaattagtaACAAGATCCCAGCTGTATTTGAGTATGATTTTTCCGAAGATGAACAGAACGATATAgtagaaaatataataaaagaagggcaagaatttaatgaattcaaaacaAATTTAAACGAAACAGATGTAAGTAAAACTTTTATGGAAGATGATTTGTTTGAACAACAAGTAAAGAGTAAAAGAGATTCTGATGAAGTAACTCAAGATATGATAAAATCTGTTCAAGAGTTACTAACCAGATTTGGAATACCTTACATTGTTGCTCCAATGGAAGCAGAAGCTCAATGTGCAGAACTCTTGAAACTAAAATTAGTTGATGGTATTATAACTGATGATAGTGATGTCTTCCTATTTGGAGGTTCCAAAGTATATAAGAATATGTTtcatgaaaaaaattacgTTGAATTTTATGATCAGGATAAACTGACTGTACAGCTTGGTTTAGAAAGAAGTAATTTGATCGATTTAGCGTTACTTTTAGGAAGTGACTATACCTCTGGCATAAAAGGAATAGGTCCAGTATCAggaattgaaattattgcGGAGTTTGGATCATTGGAAAACTTTAGGGATTGGTATATGGATGGtcaatttgataaaaataaccAAAAGACCGAAAGTAAATTTCAAAAGGATTTAAGAAAAAAGCTTGTAAAGaatgaaattatattaGACTCTAATTTTCCAAGTGCTGCAGTTCGGAATGCATATTTATACCCCGAAGTAGATAGTgataaaacaaattttaCCTGGGGCGTGCCAGATCTTGATATGCTACGGACTTTTATGTTAAAAGAGGTTCGTTGGACCCAAGAAAAATCAGATGAAGTATTGATTCCATTAATAAAggatattaataaaaggAAAAGGAAACCGAAGCAAAAACGGTTAACAGACTTCTTCCCTACCGAATTAATCAGCACAGAGAAGATGTTAAACATGGGAAAGAGAGTCTTGACAGCTaccaataaattaaaaaaaggaaactttaaataa
- the TPHA0H01270 gene encoding uncharacterized protein (Ty like retrotransposon) produces MNTTIEHGSAAKNPIDSTNLEGSPRSSVNEDIRVKQDLNPNEFNFSPYGNDANGFYHGYPQHHPYVIHGGFPWYPPNYPYQYGPGPHTHRYPPVPPSNIKVQGNASNVPDQSSEISDPTINVGESTRSNNDSFQDLRKNDIDSSSETLEQISHPSEFDNWLYGFMNKLKSQDMSHCIPDMYGRYLKIVTNNEKKYITDMFKYYVPITAYPKWLIDIYDKHTNTKYALISYAMKRYVAKRNPETIIKELNSLKYHPNMDSILFTDKVNKLIDEAELMDVHISEKNICENFIKSLPPSLSSILHLYVHTPKPMTLSEVLFQVEKIQPYLSNLETKSPNGRTVEKTAVKHHQHSTTIDKKKFPNAKKVHHLKNTSTLSSHEQLRPASSENLDADDYLIIDSGAEITVVKDETLLQNIHPNTKHVLYGAGNQKLSAPVSGTLQFTFTKNKRYQVHSLVSSEVDYNLISLYQLEKTGLVVDTKHRTLEDKNNNVLCSLTDIDKYVAIPISCLTSQIKKIQQLSTEFTKPFTMQFIHDLLGHINIRDIKRTIDRKLIRGIEPDKVNWSGIDKFQCKYCLQGKSTKRRHTIDSRIKYQINYEPFEYIHTDIFGPLHHLPASTPDSFITFTDENTRFRWVFAINNKSSNTITAIFRKLINLIHTQFGTKIKCFQMDRGSEYTNHEIDDLFCKYGIRKIYNTVGDSASNGVAERTNLTFLNDCRTLLHATNLPNTVWFHAVKFAVLMRNAICTATKNSPRASAGLLGLDIKTILPFGTPVIVHEPNAKSKLAIRGRDGYALCPSEVSYGYLIYIPSLHRIVDSSSYKLVSRTDSLSTPDKNIFDELLLTAHEDKPYSPPDIIDLPEPIIEIEKHEEPPEDISQSTRDKSVSESPSSDDERIDTNTTSLEIKPIIDGSDSSDKSDDGIVSHEDIFIRTNAQLAKSGKNADLRRAFHAITTMKKKKNSSTSLSHNPIIKRSGGLEKITRLKDSDDLPSLSIFRDRKRKHTQPSLQDQLNAISGDDEDDEDLTLSSYSKSKRKRIHYLHAIKYQTNITPTRDSLSYSEAISKNRDVKQRNLYIAAYRKELDRLYKMQTWDESTLHDVENIPKHQIINSMFIFTEKRDGTHKYRYVARGDQQKAGTYDENAISNTVHNSALMTCMAIALETKQFITQLDISSAHLYADLDEELYIRPPPHINLQNKVYRLQKSLYGLKQSGANWYNNIKTFLTHECNLQEVKLWPCVFYNGTFRVCLFVDDMVVFADDITQTESFIELLQTKYDTKVINLGNEVKSIIRYDMLGLNIEYHFGSSISFGMEKVLTEKLEKMNIAIRKAGKLAWVAGQPGLYISDEDIEMEEEHYLQDVEWLQRITGLAS; encoded by the coding sequence ATGAACACAACTATTGAGCATGGTAGCGCTGCTAAGAATCCAATTGATTCCACCAATTTGGAAGGTTCCCCAAGATCATCGGTCAATGAGGACATTAGAGTCAAACAAGATCTAAACccaaatgaatttaatttctctCCATATGGAAATGATGCTAACGGTTTTTACCATGGGTACCCTCAACATCATCCGTATGTTATCCACGGTGGGTTTCCATGGTATCCACCAAACTATCCCTACCAGTATGGTCCAGGACCTCATACCCATAGATATCCGCCTGTACCACCATCGAACATAAAGGTCCAAGGGAACGCATCTAACGTTCCTGACCAATCTTCCGAGATTTCTGATCCGACTATAAATGTTGGCGAGTCAACAAGAAGTAACAATGATTCATTTCAGGACTTAAGAAAAAATGACATTGATTCTTCATCGGAAACGTTGGAACAGATCTCACATCCATCAGAATTCGACAACTGGTTATACGGTTTTATGAATAAACTGAAATCCCAAGACATGTCCCACTGTATTCCGGACATGTATGGAAGGTACTTGAAAATTGTTACAAACAATGAGAAAAAGTATATCACTGATATGTTCAAATACTATGTTCCTATCACAGCTTATCCTAAATGGCTGATTGACATTTACGATAAGCATACGAATACAAAATATGCGTTAATATCTTACGCAATGAAAAGATATGTTGCTAAACGCAATCCAGAGACTATAATTAAAGAACTAAATTCTCTGAAATACCACCCAAATATGGACAGCATATTATTCACTGATAAGGTAAACAAGCTTATCGATGAAGCTGAATTAATGGATGTTCATATTTCGGAAAAAAACATTTGTGAAAACTTTATAAAAAGTCTACCTCCCAGTCTAAGTAGCATTCTACATCTCTATGTGCATACTCCTAAGCCCATGACATTATCAGAGGTTCTTTTCCAGGTCGAGAAAATACAACCATATTTATCCAACCTGGAAACTAAGTCACCAAATGGTAGAACCGTCGAGAAAACCGCGGTAAAACATCATCAACATTCAACGACTATTGATAAGAAAAAGTTTCCTAATGCAAAAAAAGTTCATCACTTGAAAAATACTTCAACATTATCAAGTCACGAACAGCTTAGGCCTGCTTCATCAGAAAATTTAGACGCTGACGATTATTTAATCATTGATTCGGGTGCTGAAATTACTGTAGTAAAAGACGAAACTTTGCTACAAAACATACACCCGAATACAAAACATGTTCTATATGGAGCAGGTAACCAAAAGCTATCTGCCCCAGTGTCAGGTACACTACAATTTACCTtcacaaaaaataaaagatatcAAGTACATAGCTTGGTATCCTCGGAAGTAGACTATAACTTAATCAGTCTTTATCAATTGGAAAAGACTGGTCTCGTTGTAGATACCAAACATCGAACATTAGAAgacaaaaacaataatgtCTTATGTTCACTCACCGACATCGATAAGTATGTTGCAATCCCAATCTCCTGTTTAACATCCCAAATCAAGAAGATACAGCAGTTAAGTACAGAGTTTACAAAGCCCTTTACAATGCAGTTCATTCATGATTTACTAGGACATATTAATATCCGAGATATTAAACGGACGATAGATCGGAAACTCATCAGAGGTATAGAACCTGATAAGGTTAACTGGTCGGGAATTGACAAATTCCAATGTAAATATTGTCTTCAGGGCAAATCTACAAAACGGAGACATACAATTGACTCACGAATTAAATATCAGATCAACTATGAACCATTTGAATACATTCATACTGATATATTTGGACCTCTACATCACTTACCTGCTTCCACACCAGACTCTTTCATCACCTTTACCGACGAAAATACACGTTTCCGTTGGGTATTTGCgatcaataataaatccTCGAATACTATTACTGCCATATTTAGGAAACTAATAAACTTGATTCATACACAATTTGGCACAAAAATTAAGTGCTTTCAAATGGATCGTGGTTCTGAATATACAAATCATGAAATTGATGACTTATTTTGCAAATACGGTATCAGAAAGATATATAACACCGTTGGAGACTCGGCATCTAATGGTGTTGCAGAACGTACCAATCTCACCTTTTTGAACGATTGTCGTACACTACTGCATGCAACTAACCTACCAAATACGGTATGGTTTCATGCTGTTAAGTTTGCAGTTCTTATGCGGAATGCTATCTGCACTGCAACAAAAAATTCACCTCGTGCATCTGCTGGATTACTAGGCTTAGATATCAAAACGATATTACCCTTCGGCACACCGGTGATCGTGCACGAGCCCAATGCGAAATCAAAATTAGCCATACGAGGTCGAGATGGTTACGCATTATGTCCTTCAGAGGTATCATACGGCTACTTGATTTACATACCCTCACTCCATCGTATTGTGGATAGTTCAAGTTATAAACTTGTGAGCCGTACAGATTCGCTCTCTACGCcagataaaaatatcttcGACGAGCTACTACTAACCGCTCACGAAGATAAACCATATTCTCCACCTGACATTATAGATTTACCTGAACCTATTATCGAGATCGAGAAACATGAAGAACCGCCAGAAGATATATCACAATCTACTAGAGATAAATCTGTATCAGAATCCCCGTCATCTGACGATGAACGGATAGATACAAACACCACTAGTTTAGAAATCAAACCCATAATAGATGGATCAGATTCTAGTGATAAGTCCGATGACGGAATCGTATCACATGAAGATATATTCATACGTACGAATGCACAACTAGCTAAGTCAGGCAAGAATGCCGACTTGCGACGAGCATTTCATGCCATTACCACtatgaagaagaagaagaattccTCGACATCATTATCACATAATCCTATCATAAAGCGTTCGGGGGGTCTGGAAAAGATAACCAGACTAAAAGACTCTGATGACCTTCCGTCCCTATCCATATTTCGAGACAGGAAACGGAAACATACACAGCCTAGTCTGCAGGATCAACTGAACGCTATATCGggtgatgatgaagatgatgaggACCTTACTCTATCTTCATATTCCAAATCCAAACGCAAGCGCATACATTACCTGCATGCGATAAAGTACCAAACAAATATAACTCCCACAAGGGACTCTTTGAGTTATAGCGAAGCTATATCAAAAAATCGAGATGTGAAGCAACGTAATCTATACATCGCCGCTTATCGTAAGGAACTGGATCGACTATATAAGATGCAGACTTGGGATGAATCAACACTACATGATGTTGAAAACATACCCAAACATCAAATAATCAATTCCATGTTCATATTTACGGAGAAACGGGATGGAACTCACAAATATAGATACGTCGCAAGAGGTGACCAACAAAAGGCTGGAACATACGATGAAAATGCTATATCCAATACAGTGCACAATTCCGCACTAATGACGTGCATGGCAATTGCACTGGAGACTAAACAATTCATCACGCAGCTGGATATATCCTCCGCACACTTATATGCAGACCTTGATGAGGAACTCTATATTAGACCTCCACCACACATTAACCTACAAAATAAGGTATATCGACTCCAGAAATCCTTATATGGTTTAAAACAGAGTGGAGCAAACTggtataataatataaaaacgTTCTTAACTCATGAATGCAATCTACAGGAAGTCAAACTGTGGCCCTGTGTATTCTATAATGGTACATTTAGAGTCTGTTTGTTCGTTGACGACATGGTCGTCTTTGCGGATGACATAACACAAACGGAATCATTTATTGAACTATTGCAAACCAAATATGACACAAAGGTTATCAATTTGGGAAATGAAGTTAAGAGTATTATACGCTATGATATGCTGGGTTTAAATATAGAATATCACTTTGGTAGTTCTATATCGTTTGGGATGGAAAAGGTCTTGACTGAAAAGTTGGAAAAAATGAACATTGCGATACGCAAGGCGGGTAAGTTGGCATGGGTAGCTGGACAACCAGGCCTATATATTAGTGATGAGGATATCGAGATGGAAGAAGAACACTACTTACAGGATGTCGAGTGGTTACAACGAATCACTGGTCTAGCCTCATAA